Within the Candidatus Methylomirabilota bacterium genome, the region GCCCGGGCGGCCAGCATGAGATTCTGGCAGGCGGGGACGACCGAGTTCGCCGGCCCGGGCGGCACGGCGAGCGCCAGCACGATGCACGGCGCGTCCTTCATCTCCTCGGCGAGCCCGGCCGCCGAGCGGTAGTTCTTGTCCGCGGGCGGGATGTCCTCGGGCTTGGTCCAGCCCTTCTCGTCGAGGCGCTTGGCCCACCACGCCTCGCGGTAGAGCTTGCCGAACTCCTGGATGACCTTCCGGTCGGTGAGGACGAGGAAGCGCCCGACCTGGCGGTTGCCGCCGTTCGGCGCCTTCACCGCGGCCTCGACGATGAGGTGGAGGTCGTCCATCGGGATCGGGTCGGGCTTGAAGCGCCGGATCGACCGCTGGCTGAACATCGCGTCGCCGACCGTCATCGAGAGCCGCTTGGGGTCCACGCTCATGGCATCCTCCTCAGTAGCCCTCCTCGTGGAGCAGCGGGAAGGCGCTCGTCGCGTGGGGGAGCGTGACGGCCGTCGCCGGGTGCACGTAGGAGCGATCGAGCTCGGCGAGCCGGCTCACGCCGAGGAGCGCCATCGCGATCCGGATCTCGTCCTGGAGCAGCTCGAGCACGCGCTCGAGGCCCGCCTGGCCCGCCGCCGCGAGGCCGCAGCACGCGATGCGCCCGATGCCGACCATCTGGGCGCCGAGCGCGATCGCCTTCACGACGTCGGTGCCGCGCACGAAGGCGCCGTCCACGATGACCGTCGCGCGGCCCCCGACGGCCGCGACGACCTCGGGGAGCACGTCGAGCGCGCCCCGGCCGTGGTCGAGCTGCCGGCCGCCGTGGTTCGAGACGTAGACGCCCTCGACGCCGTGCTGCACGGCCAGCGTGGCGTCCTCGGCCGTCGCGATGCCCTTCAGGACGAGCGGGATCCGGTGCGTGTCCTTGAAGCGCTTGACGTGGTCCCAGTTGAGCCCGGCCTGGAACTCGAAGCCGCCGGCGCGCGTGCGCCAGGGCTTGACGAAGCGCCGGGCGAGGTCGCGCTCGCGCCGGCTGTAGGACGCGGTGTCCACGGTGAGGCAGAAGGCGGCGTAGCCGTGGTCCACGGCGCGCCGCACCCAGTCGTCCACCCAGGCGTCGTCACCGCGCACGTAGAGCTGGAAGATGCGGAAGTTGTCGGCGGCCTTGGCCACGGCCTCGAGGCCGGGGTTGCAGACCGACGACAGCATCTGCGGCACGCCGAACGCGCCCGAGGCCATCGCCGCCGTGGCACCGCCGCCCTCGGTGAAGGTCTCGATGGAGCCGATCGGCGCCAGCATCACCGGGATCGTCACGGGCCGGCCGAAGAAGGTGGACGCCGTGTCGATCTTCGAGACGTCACGCAGCACGCGCGGCCGGAAGGCGAGCGAGTCGAGGGCCTGGCGGTTGCGCCGCAAGGTCGTCTCGGTCTCGGCGCCGCCGATCAGGTAGTCCCACGGGCCGGGCGCCAGGTTGTTGCGCGCGGCGCGGACGATCTCGTGGAGGGTCTGGAACGCGTGCTCGAGGTTCGAAGGCATCAGCGTATCCCCGCTCTCATGAAGCTCTGGACGAACTGACGCTGGAACAGCAGGAACGCCACCAGGAGCGGTCCCGAGGTCAGCAGCGTCGCCGCCGTGATGATGGACCAGTCTACTCCCTGATCGGTGGACGAGAAAATCTGGAGGCCCACGGTGACGGGCCGCGACGTCACCGAGTTGGTGACGATCAGCGGCCACAGGAAGTTGTTCCAGTGGTAGCTCACCGAGACGAGCCCGTACGCGACGTAGACCGGCTTCGCCAGGGGCACGTACACCTTCCACAGGGTCTCGAGCGCGCCGGCGCCCTCGACGCGCGCCGCCTCGTCGAGCTCCGTCGGGACCGTCTTGAAGGTCTGGCGCAGGAGGAAGATGCCGAAGGCGGAGGCCATGTAGGGCAGGCCGATCGCGAGCACGGTGTCGAGGACGCCGAGCCGGCTCATCGTGCGGTAGTTCTCGACGATCAGCACGTCGGGCATGATCATGAGCTGCACCAGCACGAGGAGGAAGACGACGTCGCGGCCGGCGAAGGCGAAGCGCGCGAACGCGTACGCGGCCAGCGTGCAGAGGACGAGCTGGGCCGCGAGGATCAGCGTGACGAGGAGGAAGGTGTTCACGAAGTAGCGCGCGAAGGGCGCCGCGCTCCAGGCGTTCGCGAAGTTCTGAAGCGTGAGCGGCGCCGTGGGCGCGAAGCGCGCCGAGTACTCGGGCGGGTGGAACGCGGTCCAGACCGCCCAGGCGAGCGGCAGGATCCACAGGACGCCGAGGAGCCACGCGCCGAGGGTCTCGAGCGCGCGGGCCGGCGGGCGGAGGGCGATCCCGGCGCTCACCGGTAGTGGATCCGCTTCTCGAGGACGACGAACTGGACGATCGCGGCCGTCGCCAGGAGCGCCAGCAGCACCATCGTGAGCGCCGCGGCGTAGCCCGTGTCCCAGAACTTGAAGCCGACATCGTAGATGTAATAGAGGAGGAGCGCGGTCGTGTTGTCGGGGCCGCCCTTCGTCATCACCACGATGTGGTCCACCAGCCTGAAGGAATTGATCACCGCATTGACGAGGACGAAGAGCGTCGTCGGCATCAGGAGCGGGAACGTGACGCGGCGGAAGAAGTACCAGCGGCCCGCGCCCTCGAGCGCCGCCGCCTCGGCGAGCTGCGGCGCGATCTGCTGGAGCGCCGCGAGGTAGAAGATCATGAAGAAGCCCGCCTCCTTCCAGACCGTGACGACGACCAGACAGCCGAGGGCGGTGTCGCGGCTCCCGAGCCAGTTGTGGCTCGGCAGCCCGACGAGGCGCAGGACCTGCTCCAGGAGGCCGTAGCCCGGCGTGTAGAAGAACAGCCACACGTTGGCGACGGCGATCATCGGCAGGACCGTCGGCGTGAAGTAGGAGAGCCTGAGGAAGCCGCGCCCGGGGAGCTGCTCGTTGACGAGCACAGCCATCAGGAGCGCGAGCGCGATCGACGCCGGGATCGTGCCGAGCGCGAAGACCGTGTTGTTGCGCAGGACCTGCCAGAAGACCGGGTCGGCCGCCATCGCCCGGTAGTTGTCGAGGCCGAGCCAGACGGCGGGCCGGCCGCCCCGCGCCGTGGAGAAGAAGCTCGACCAGAGGGTCGCGACGGTCGGGTAGTGCGTGAACGTCGCGAGCAGCACGAGCGCCGGCAGGAGCAGGAGCCAGCCGTGGACCTGGACGCTCACGCGGCCCGTCACGCTCTACCTCCGGTACGATCGCAAGATCCGCTCGGCCTCGGCCTGGGCGTCGCGCATCGCCTGCGCGGGAGTCTTCGCACCGGTGAGCGCGGCCTGGAGCCCGTCGTTGAGCGCCTTGGTGACGCGCTGGTTCTCGTGCGTCGAGAGCTCGGCGACGGCGTGCGGGAGCTGGTCCCGCGCGACCGCCGCCGCGGGGAAGCCCGCGACGTACGCCCGCATGGCCGGCGTCTCCCACGCGTCGGGCCGGACGGCCACGTAGCCGGTGTCGATGCCCCACTGCGCCGCGCGGCCCGGCGACGTCATCCACTTCGCGAACTTCACCACGGCGAGCTGCTGGGCGGGCGTGGTCTTCTTGAAGACGTAGAAGTTGCCGCCGCCCGTCGGCGAGCCGCGGCGCTTGCCGCCCGGCAGCATCGCGACGCCGAACTCGAACCTGGCGTTGTTCCGCACGTTGGTGAGGTTGCCGGTCGTTGTCCACATCATCGCGATCTTCCGCTCGAAGAAGTCCTTCGGCGTCGTGCCCCACTCGATCACGCCCGGCGCCATCACGCGGTGCTTCTGGGCGAGGTCCACCCAGTACTGGAGGGCCTCGATCACGGCCGCCTTGTCGTAGGCGGTCTGGGTGCCGGTCTCGTTCATGAGCAGCACGTCGTTCTGCGTGGTGAACCCCTGGAAGAGCCAGTACGGGAATCCCGAGGACGGCACCTGGAGGCCCCACTGGGTGACGTTGCCCGCGGCGTCGCGCTTCGTGAGCTTCTTCGCGTATTCCACCTGCTCCGCCCAGTTCGTCGGCGGCTTGTTCGGGTCGAGCCCCGCCTCCCTGAACGCCTCCTTGTTCCAGTAGATGACGATCGTCGAGCGCTGGAACGGGATGCCCCACGTCTTCCCGCCGGTCTGGCTGTTCTTCATGAAGGCGGGGAAGAAGCTCTTCATCCAGGCGTGGTCCTCGGGGCCCTTGACGAGGTCGTCGAACGGCACGATCGCGTCCTCGTCGATCAGCGTGAACATGTCCGTGGAGAGGAGGATCGCCGTCGTCGGCGGCTCGCCGCTCTTCAGCGCGGTGAGGGCCTTGACGATCGTCTCCTGGTAGGTCCCCGCGTAGATCGGCTTCACGGTGATGCCGGGGTGCTCCTTCATGAAGTCGGCGGTGTAACCGTCGATGATCTTGGTGATCGGCCCGCCGACGGCGACCGGGTAGTAGAACGTGATCTCGACCGACTGCGCGGCGACGAGGCCGCCGCCGAGGACCAGCAGCGCGGCGGTCGCGACGAGGGCGAGCGCGCGGGCGGAGGTGGAGCGCATGGAGGTTCTCCTCTCAGGGTTCGCGACGACGGCCCGTGGCCGCGTCGAACAGGTGCAGCGTCTCGGGGGGAAACGCGAGCGACACCCGCGCGCCCGGCGCCAGCGTCACACGGCCCTGGGCGCGGACCCCCACGCTCTGGCCGCCGGCGTCGCACGCGACGATCGAGTCGGCGCCGAGGTACTCCACGGCGAGCACGCGGGCGGCGAGGCCCGCGCCGCCGGCCAGGCGCACGTCCTCGGGGCGCACGCCGAGCAGGAGGCCGGCGCCCTTGCCGGGCAGCAGCGGCGGGCCGTCCGTGCCGGCGACGACGGCGCCCCGCGGACCGTCGGCGAGCGTCAGGATGTTCATGGGCGGCGTGCCGATGAAGCGCGCCGCGAAGACGGTCGCCGGCGCCGCATAGAGCTCGGCCGGCGCGGCGTCCTGCTCGACGCGCCCCTCGCGCAGGAGCACGACCTGGTCGGCCATGCTCATCGCCTCGGTCTGGTCGTGCGTGACGTACACCATCGTGATGCCGAGCTTCTGCTGGAGGCTCCGGATCTCGCGGCGCATCTCGAGGCGGAGCTGCGCGTCGAGGTTCGAGAGCGGCTCGTCCATCAGGCAGACGGGCGTCTCGGCGATGATCGCCCGGCCGAGGGCGACGCGCTGCTGCTGGCCGCCGGAGAGCTGCGAGGGCTTGCGCTCGAGCAGGCGCTGGAGGCCGAGCAGGTCGACGACCCGCGCGAGGCGCCGCGCGCGCTCGGCCGGCGCGACCCTGCGCACCTTGAGACCGAAGAGGATGTTCTCGGCGACGTCGAGGTGGGGGAAGAGCGCGTAGGACTGGAAGACCATCGAGATGCGGCGGCGCGCGGGCGGGAGCCCCGTCACGTCCACGTCGCCGATCGTGATGCGGCCCGACGAGAGCGTCTCGAGCCCGGCGATGAGACGGAGCGTCGTGGATTTTCCGCAGCCCGACGGCCCGAGCAGCACGACCAGCGTGCCGACGGCCGCGTCGAAGCTCACGTCGTCCACGGCGCGCGCGGCGCCCCAAGCTTTGCTGACGCGCTGGAGGGAGATCGCCGGCACGGCTAGCGTCCGGGGCGGACGGCGATGGACGGCATCGGGGGCAAAGTAGTCGATGACGCGCGCGCGCGTCAAGGACGTCACATTCGTGTTATGTTCCCGCGCGGGAGGCTCCGCCATGTCCGACTGGGTTCCGCCGGCCCCGGCGCGCGTCGAGGGTTACTTCAAGGAGTTGAACAACTGGGGCCGCTGGGGCGACGGCGACCAGCTCGGCACCGTCAACCTGGTCACCCCGGCCAAGCGCGCGCGGGCGCAGACGCTGGTGAAGACCGGGCGCACCGTGTCCCTCGCGCGGGACATCGGCCCGCAGCCCGCGCTCATGTACCACGCGACGTTTCCCTCGAACCGCGAGCGCGCCGACGTCGTGCTCGACCGCTTCGACCTCGTCTATCACGGCTTCACGATCACCCACATCGACGCGCTCTGCCACGTCGCGTGGGACGGCCAGCTCTACAACGGGCGGCCGTTCGCCCAGAGCCTGACCGCCGCCGGCGCGACGTGGTGCCCGATCGATCCGCTGTTCGACGGGATCACCTCGCGCGGCGTCCTCCTCGACGTCGCGGCCGGGCGCCCGGAGGGCCACGTCACCGTCGGCCGCCCGGTGACGCCGCGGGAGCTCGACGCCGCCGGGGCGCGCTCGGGCGTGCGCGTGGAGCCCGGCGACGTCGTCGTGGTGCGGAGCGGCGACGCGGCGTTCCGGCGCGCGCACCCCGAGTGGGTCGCGCGCGTGTCGCCCCATCCGGGGCTCCACCTCTCGTGCCTCGAGTGGTTCCGCGAGAAGGACATCGCGGCGATCGCGTGGGACATGATGGACGAGCGCCCGATCGGCTACGCGGGCTTCGGCATGGGCGCCCACCTCGCCATCCCGTTCCTCGGCCTCGCCCTCGTGGATAACACCGATCCCGAGCGGCTCGCGAAGGCGTGCGTCGAGGAGGGGCGCTACGAGTTCCTCTTCACCGCCACGCCGATCCGCCTCGTGGGGAGCACGGGCGCGCCGGCCCATCCGCTCGCGATCTTCTAGAGACCGCGTGCCGTGACCGGGGCCAAGCGCGCCGCCGCGGCGGCCGTCCTCTCGTTCATCGTC harbors:
- a CDS encoding nitroreductase family protein — its product is MSVDPKRLSMTVGDAMFSQRSIRRFKPDPIPMDDLHLIVEAAVKAPNGGNRQVGRFLVLTDRKVIQEFGKLYREAWWAKRLDEKGWTKPEDIPPADKNYRSAAGLAEEMKDAPCIVLALAVPPGPANSVVPACQNLMLAARALGIGSVPTTLHPKVMDRVYALLGIPKEVVFHFCIPLGYPRGSFSPNTRLPTSETTFLNRWQSRVSWA
- a CDS encoding alpha-hydroxy acid oxidase, with translation MPSNLEHAFQTLHEIVRAARNNLAPGPWDYLIGGAETETTLRRNRQALDSLAFRPRVLRDVSKIDTASTFFGRPVTIPVMLAPIGSIETFTEGGGATAAMASGAFGVPQMLSSVCNPGLEAVAKAADNFRIFQLYVRGDDAWVDDWVRRAVDHGYAAFCLTVDTASYSRRERDLARRFVKPWRTRAGGFEFQAGLNWDHVKRFKDTHRIPLVLKGIATAEDATLAVQHGVEGVYVSNHGGRQLDHGRGALDVLPEVVAAVGGRATVIVDGAFVRGTDVVKAIALGAQMVGIGRIACCGLAAAGQAGLERVLELLQDEIRIAMALLGVSRLAELDRSYVHPATAVTLPHATSAFPLLHEEGY
- a CDS encoding carbohydrate ABC transporter permease, translating into MSAGIALRPPARALETLGAWLLGVLWILPLAWAVWTAFHPPEYSARFAPTAPLTLQNFANAWSAAPFARYFVNTFLLVTLILAAQLVLCTLAAYAFARFAFAGRDVVFLLVLVQLMIMPDVLIVENYRTMSRLGVLDTVLAIGLPYMASAFGIFLLRQTFKTVPTELDEAARVEGAGALETLWKVYVPLAKPVYVAYGLVSVSYHWNNFLWPLIVTNSVTSRPVTVGLQIFSSTDQGVDWSIITAATLLTSGPLLVAFLLFQRQFVQSFMRAGIR
- a CDS encoding sugar ABC transporter permease, whose translation is MTGRVSVQVHGWLLLLPALVLLATFTHYPTVATLWSSFFSTARGGRPAVWLGLDNYRAMAADPVFWQVLRNNTVFALGTIPASIALALLMAVLVNEQLPGRGFLRLSYFTPTVLPMIAVANVWLFFYTPGYGLLEQVLRLVGLPSHNWLGSRDTALGCLVVVTVWKEAGFFMIFYLAALQQIAPQLAEAAALEGAGRWYFFRRVTFPLLMPTTLFVLVNAVINSFRLVDHIVVMTKGGPDNTTALLLYYIYDVGFKFWDTGYAAALTMVLLALLATAAIVQFVVLEKRIHYR
- a CDS encoding ABC transporter substrate-binding protein, with the translated sequence MRSTSARALALVATAALLVLGGGLVAAQSVEITFYYPVAVGGPITKIIDGYTADFMKEHPGITVKPIYAGTYQETIVKALTALKSGEPPTTAILLSTDMFTLIDEDAIVPFDDLVKGPEDHAWMKSFFPAFMKNSQTGGKTWGIPFQRSTIVIYWNKEAFREAGLDPNKPPTNWAEQVEYAKKLTKRDAAGNVTQWGLQVPSSGFPYWLFQGFTTQNDVLLMNETGTQTAYDKAAVIEALQYWVDLAQKHRVMAPGVIEWGTTPKDFFERKIAMMWTTTGNLTNVRNNARFEFGVAMLPGGKRRGSPTGGGNFYVFKKTTPAQQLAVVKFAKWMTSPGRAAQWGIDTGYVAVRPDAWETPAMRAYVAGFPAAAVARDQLPHAVAELSTHENQRVTKALNDGLQAALTGAKTPAQAMRDAQAEAERILRSYRR
- a CDS encoding ABC transporter ATP-binding protein codes for the protein MPAISLQRVSKAWGAARAVDDVSFDAAVGTLVVLLGPSGCGKSTTLRLIAGLETLSSGRITIGDVDVTGLPPARRRISMVFQSYALFPHLDVAENILFGLKVRRVAPAERARRLARVVDLLGLQRLLERKPSQLSGGQQQRVALGRAIIAETPVCLMDEPLSNLDAQLRLEMRREIRSLQQKLGITMVYVTHDQTEAMSMADQVVLLREGRVEQDAAPAELYAAPATVFAARFIGTPPMNILTLADGPRGAVVAGTDGPPLLPGKGAGLLLGVRPEDVRLAGGAGLAARVLAVEYLGADSIVACDAGGQSVGVRAQGRVTLAPGARVSLAFPPETLHLFDAATGRRREP
- a CDS encoding cyclase family protein, whose product is MSDWVPPAPARVEGYFKELNNWGRWGDGDQLGTVNLVTPAKRARAQTLVKTGRTVSLARDIGPQPALMYHATFPSNRERADVVLDRFDLVYHGFTITHIDALCHVAWDGQLYNGRPFAQSLTAAGATWCPIDPLFDGITSRGVLLDVAAGRPEGHVTVGRPVTPRELDAAGARSGVRVEPGDVVVVRSGDAAFRRAHPEWVARVSPHPGLHLSCLEWFREKDIAAIAWDMMDERPIGYAGFGMGAHLAIPFLGLALVDNTDPERLAKACVEEGRYEFLFTATPIRLVGSTGAPAHPLAIF